One part of the Salvia hispanica cultivar TCC Black 2014 unplaced genomic scaffold, UniMelb_Shisp_WGS_1.0 HiC_scaffold_953, whole genome shotgun sequence genome encodes these proteins:
- the LOC125200407 gene encoding AT-hook motif nuclear-localized protein 26-like, protein MRTHILPGNDVVECISAWPMRACCSPGVVTLQGCSIIMSLSSPPCSVDLSILVSAGNGQLFGGRVVGPLDLLVLTAMSFERAEYIRLPLKEEQDPTAASHSSAVGGGGGLLNLATGNAAAFLFITYNVVNELMITK, encoded by the exons ATGCGGACCCACATCCTCCCCGGAAACGACGTCGTCGAGTGCATCTCCGCGTGGCCAATGCGAGCGTGCTGCAGCCCGGGCGTCGTCACACTGCAAGGCTGCTCCATCATCATGTCTCTCAGCTCGCCGCCCTGCTCCGTCGATCTCTCTATACTTGTCTCCGCCGGGAACGGACAGCTGTTCGGCGGGCGCGTCGTGGGCCCACTCGACCTGCTGGTCTTGACAGCCATGTCGTTTGAGCGTGCGGAGTATATACGCCTGCCTTTGAAGGAGGAACAAGACCCAACCGCTGCCTCCCACTCTTCGGCCGtaggtggcggtggcggttTGCTCAATTTGGCCACTGGGAATGCCG CTGCgtttttgtttattacttACAATGTGGTGAATGAGTTGATGATTACCAAATGA